GAACGGAAGTTTTATGTTGACCAGATCGTGCAACAACATCCTGAATACAAATATTTATTTAAAGTTAAACCCGGCTTATCAAGCTGGGGCATGGTCAAATTCGGGTATGCCTCATCGGTAGATGAAATGATACAACGCATGCAATATGATCTGTTGTACATAGAGAACGTTTCAATTATTCTTGACCTGGAAATAATGTTACTGACCTTACGCATCATTTTTGCGGGAAAAGGAAAGTAATCCGCATATTGACCTTGTATATCTTGATTTTGATTTAGGAGTTTGGAATTTGTTATTTTTGATTAAACATCATCGTCTTGAAAAAGCATCTCACCTTATTTATACTCTTTCTTTTATTCTTCTGCACATCTTTCAGTCAAACTTATTGGCAGCAGCAGGTTGATTATAAAATCGATGTAAGTCTAAACGATTCTGCCAATACATTGGATGGTAATGTAAAAATGGACTATTTCAATAACTCACCGGATACTTTACATTTTATCTGGATAGAGCTTTGGCCAAATGCTTTTAAAAATGACAGAACCGCTTTTAGTGATCAGTTGTTGGAAAATGGGAGAACAGATTTTTATTTTAGTGACGACGACAAGAGAGGATACATCAACCGCCTGAATTTTAAAGTAGATGGCATCACTGTAAAAGCAGAAGATCATCCTCAACACCAGGATATTATTAAAATATTGCTACCGCAATCGCTTGCGCCAAATAGCAGTATAAAAATTGAAACGCCTTTTCATGTAAAGTTACCCTATAATTTTTCCGGCGATGGTTATACAGGCAGATCTTATCAAATAACTCAGTGGTTTCCTAAACCTGCCGTGTATGATAAAAAAGGCTGGCACGAAATGCCTTACCTGGTGCAGGGAGGGAATTATAACGAATTTGGTAATTACGAGGTGCAAATAACCGCCCCGGAAAAATATACTGTTGCCGCAAGCGGAGATCTCCAAAACAGCGAATCAAAAAATGCTCTTAAAACATGGCATTTTCAATTAAACAACGGTAGTGATTTTGTTTGGTTTGCTGATAAAAAGTTTCTTACCAAGCAAGAAAATATTCAGCTAGCAAGCGGTAAAAATATCAGCATAAATATTTATTATAAAAAAGATTCAGCTAATATTTGGACCAATAGCATTGACGCAGTAAAAAAAGCATTGATCGAAAAAAGCACCTTGATCGACGATTATCCTTATAATTCCATTTCTATTGTTGAAAATACTTGTAAATACAATTATACGACGAGTTATCCCAGTATCGGCTTATTAAAACCTCTCGGGAATGAAAAAGAAAGAAGTTACCTATTGAATCATTTAACAGGTGCGAATTGGTTTGGCAGTGCCATAGCCAATAATGAGCAACGTGAATTATGGCTTAGCAAAGGATTAAATGCCTATTATGATGATAAGTATTTAAAAGATAGAAATTTAACTTCATTAGAATTGGCTGATATCAAAAATAAGTTCCTTAAAAAAAGGCTACCGGATAATTCTGCCCAAAATTTATTAAGAACTGTTACCGGAATAGACCAGGATCAACCTACTCTTACCCGAACCGATTCTTTAACGAATTTTAATTATTTACTCTTGCCTCAGAAAGGATCCAATTTCGTAAAATCTTTAGGAACATTCGATATGGATACTGCAAAACTTTCTGTCGTACTTAAAGAATTTTATCAACGTTGGAAATTCAAACATCCGACAACTGAAGACTTTAAAGCCGTAGCAGAAGAAATAAGCAAGAAAGACCTGAGCGCATCTTTTTCTTATTTAAATAAACCAGGATATACTTTTGAATCAAAAAGAATTGATACTTTCCCCGATTTTCATCCTAAATACAACTTTAATAAAAAACTAAAACTAGCATCATTCTTTAGTTTTAAAGAGACTAACAAATACAATTATATCTTCCTCTCCCCTGCTATCGGTTATAATTATTACGACAAATTCATGATCGGTGCAGCTATTCACAACTATACATTACCATTATCTAAGTTTGATTTTTTTGCTACGCCCATGTATGGCACCGGCTCTAAAAAACTTACAGGTATAGGAAGACTGGATTACCATTTGTATCCTCATAACCTCTTTCAGCATATTGATATAAGCTTAAGCGGCGCTACTTTTACAACAGATCAAAACATCGATACTGCCGGCAATACCATATACAGATCGTTCTATAAAATTGTACCGGGTATTCGTTTTACATTCAGAAAGAACGATCCCCGCAGTACTATTACCAAATACATTCAGTTTAAATCATTCTTTATACAAGAGCAGGCGTATGATTATCCTGTAGATACAACTATTAACGGCACAGATACTTCTTTCAAACAAAAAGCTATTACTATCAATCAGCATCGTTTATTGAACCAATTGATGTTTGTTGTTGAAAATAACCGTGCCCTGTATCCTTATAGAGCAGAGCTGAAAGCTGAGCAGGATAAAGGTTTCATCCGCCTGGCATTTACCGGTAATTACTTCTTTAATTATGCCCATAGCAAAGGCGGTGTTGCTGTTCGCTTATTTGCCGGCAAATTCTTTTATACAGACCGGGCTACTGCTAATGCCGGCTTATATGGCTTTAGTTTGTCTGCCCCAAGAGGAGGAGACTCTTATAATAGTAAGGGTGGCGATTATACCTACAGCAATTATTTTATAGGAAGAAATTATTATCCTTTTAACGTGTCGGGCACGGATTGGCAGTTCTTTTACCAACAAGTAATGATAAAAGACGGCGGCTTTAAAGTAAATACCGATGCAATGGGAAACATTGAATCGGATGACTGGCTGGCAGCTACTAATATTGTTTTTGATGTTCCGAAAAATATAAACCCGCTTTCTGTATTGCCTTTTAAAATTCCTTTAAAAGTATTTTTGGATGTAGGCACTTATGCTGAGCCATGGGCAAACAACAGCGGCGAAAGCAAATTCTTGTATGATGCAGGCTTACAATTATCCCTGGCAAAAGGAGTTGTAAATATTTATGTTCCGATACTTTACAGCCAGGTTTTCAGCGATTATTATTCGTCTGTTATACCGGATAATGGCAGATTTTTTAAAACGATCTCTTTCAGCATTGACCTGCAAAATATAAATCTTAGAAAAATCATTCCGCAATTATCTTATTAGGATATGCCTATCCGCTATATTCAATATAATGAAATTGATAAAAGCAAATGGGACCATTGTATTACCAATGCTTCTAACGGGCTGATCTATGGTTATTCCTATTATTTGGATGCAATGGCGGGCAATTGGGGTGCGTTAATATTGGATGACTACAAAGCAGTGATGCCGCTTACGTGGAAAAAAAAATATGGATTTCATTATTTGTATCAACCTTTTTTCGCAGCAAGTCTCGGCGTTTTTGGAAATAACATAACGGCAGACTTACTAAATGATTTTTTACATGCCGTTCCCGGTAAATTCAAATTTTGGGATATTTATCTAAACCACGGCAATCATTTTTCACTGCCCGATTTTAAGTTATATGAACGCATGAATTATGTGCTTCCTTTGAACAAACCATATGAAGAATTATACTCAAGCTTTAGAGATAATATAAAACGAAACATAAAAAAAGCTATACAGCTTAATTGTACTTTCAGATCAGACATTAGCATTAAAGAAATTATAGCATTAGCCCAACAGCAATCAGAACACTTTTCTCCCATCAGCGATAAACATTATGATCATTTTGAGAAGCTGTACGACTATCTACATTCACAAAAAAAAGCCATTAGTTATGGAGTATATGCTTCAAACAATGAATTGATAGCCTCTTCTGCTTTCTTTTTTTCTCATAAAAGAGCTTATTATATTTTGGTTGGCAATCATCCTAATGGAAGAACTATTGGTGCATCTCATGCACTGATCAATAATTTTATAAAAGATAATGCCGGCCGCGATCTTTTATTGGATTTTGAAGGAAGTGATATCCGGAATATTGCCTTTTTTTACAGCAGCTTTGGCGCTACAGAAGAAAAATTTACAGGCATAAAGCTGAATCGCCTGCCTTTCTGGGCAAAATGGTTCAAGAAATAACACCACATCATTTCTGTTTTAATCTTTTTTTGATATCTTGTGTTTGCCTGAAAAAAATTTAACAATTGCTAAATCCCATCTAATGAAACAAAATTTACTTGCTACTCTTTTGCTTACCAACAAAAAATCGTTCACAAAAATTTTACCGGTACTGCTTTTAGTAACGACTGTT
The Ferruginibacter albus DNA segment above includes these coding regions:
- a CDS encoding M1 family metallopeptidase is translated as MKKHLTLFILFLLFFCTSFSQTYWQQQVDYKIDVSLNDSANTLDGNVKMDYFNNSPDTLHFIWIELWPNAFKNDRTAFSDQLLENGRTDFYFSDDDKRGYINRLNFKVDGITVKAEDHPQHQDIIKILLPQSLAPNSSIKIETPFHVKLPYNFSGDGYTGRSYQITQWFPKPAVYDKKGWHEMPYLVQGGNYNEFGNYEVQITAPEKYTVAASGDLQNSESKNALKTWHFQLNNGSDFVWFADKKFLTKQENIQLASGKNISINIYYKKDSANIWTNSIDAVKKALIEKSTLIDDYPYNSISIVENTCKYNYTTSYPSIGLLKPLGNEKERSYLLNHLTGANWFGSAIANNEQRELWLSKGLNAYYDDKYLKDRNLTSLELADIKNKFLKKRLPDNSAQNLLRTVTGIDQDQPTLTRTDSLTNFNYLLLPQKGSNFVKSLGTFDMDTAKLSVVLKEFYQRWKFKHPTTEDFKAVAEEISKKDLSASFSYLNKPGYTFESKRIDTFPDFHPKYNFNKKLKLASFFSFKETNKYNYIFLSPAIGYNYYDKFMIGAAIHNYTLPLSKFDFFATPMYGTGSKKLTGIGRLDYHLYPHNLFQHIDISLSGATFTTDQNIDTAGNTIYRSFYKIVPGIRFTFRKNDPRSTITKYIQFKSFFIQEQAYDYPVDTTINGTDTSFKQKAITINQHRLLNQLMFVVENNRALYPYRAELKAEQDKGFIRLAFTGNYFFNYAHSKGGVAVRLFAGKFFYTDRATANAGLYGFSLSAPRGGDSYNSKGGDYTYSNYFIGRNYYPFNVSGTDWQFFYQQVMIKDGGFKVNTDAMGNIESDDWLAATNIVFDVPKNINPLSVLPFKIPLKVFLDVGTYAEPWANNSGESKFLYDAGLQLSLAKGVVNIYVPILYSQVFSDYYSSVIPDNGRFFKTISFSIDLQNINLRKIIPQLSY
- a CDS encoding GNAT family N-acetyltransferase, which translates into the protein MPIRYIQYNEIDKSKWDHCITNASNGLIYGYSYYLDAMAGNWGALILDDYKAVMPLTWKKKYGFHYLYQPFFAASLGVFGNNITADLLNDFLHAVPGKFKFWDIYLNHGNHFSLPDFKLYERMNYVLPLNKPYEELYSSFRDNIKRNIKKAIQLNCTFRSDISIKEIIALAQQQSEHFSPISDKHYDHFEKLYDYLHSQKKAISYGVYASNNELIASSAFFFSHKRAYYILVGNHPNGRTIGASHALINNFIKDNAGRDLLLDFEGSDIRNIAFFYSSFGATEEKFTGIKLNRLPFWAKWFKK